Proteins encoded in a region of the Nicotiana tomentosiformis chromosome 9, ASM39032v3, whole genome shotgun sequence genome:
- the LOC104115131 gene encoding pectin acetylesterase 7-like, which produces MMMAKTFQFVCVLICFLAIIINIEACVKENATSDIDQGYYVEKTVVHNAVSEGAVCLDGSPPAYHFEPGFGDGVGKWLVHLSGGAWCTTVEECLNRSKSDFGSSKYMKPWWFIGIYSKTQSVNPDFYNWNKVFVRYCDGGAFTGNAEYVDPATNLHFRGARIFKAVMEDVLAKGLKNAQSALLIGSSAAGYPAMLYCDRFHKLLPNTPRVKCMVDAGYFIHVKDPHQARNFTEMYKAIVNLHGSAKTLPKSCTSKMKPEMCFFPENMQQEIKTPLYIAMSPFDKFQINTTIYNGINTCIEGGNCTATENKLFRDFRLEFLNALPKGNNPKLRGAFIDARNHHTQVQGWWSPKNVTTVKNLNLMKAFGDWYYDRNYTYVIDERDLPISAMNDVKPCDSKK; this is translated from the exons ATGATGATGGCCAAAACATTTCAATTTGTCTGTGTACTTATTTGTTTCTTGGCCATTATTATCAACATTGAGGCTTGTGTAAAAGAAAATGCAACATCAGACATAGATCAGGGATATTATGTCGAAAAAACAGTCGTTCACAATGCTGTATCAGAAGGAGCAG TGTGCTTGGACGGATCACCTCCAGCATACCATTTTGAACCAGGATTCGGAGATGGAGTGGGAAAATGGCTTGTTCATCTTTCG GGAGGAGCATGGTGCACAACCGTCGAAGAGTGTCTGAATCGTTCCAAATCTGACTTTGGTTCCTCAAAATATATGAAACCGTGGTGGTTTATAGGAATTTACAGCAAGACTCAGAGTGTAAATCCAG ATTTCTACAATTGGAACAAAGTATTTGTTAGATACTGTGATGGTGGAGCGTTCACAGGAAATGCTGAATACGTTGATCCT GCTACCAATCTTCACTTTAGGGGTGCAAGGATTTTTAAAGCAGTAATGGAGGATGTTCTAGCAAAAGGATTGAAGAACGCGCAGAGC GCACTTCTTATCGGAAGTTCTGCCGCAGGATACCCAGCAATGCTATACTGTGATCGCTTTCATAAATTGTTGCCAAATACTCCTAGAGTGAAATGCATGGTTGATGCTGGTTATTTTATCCATGT GAAGGATCCTCACCAAGCAAGAAATTTCACGGAAATGTATAAAGCAATTGTTAATTTACAT GGATCTGCCAAAACGTTACCAAAATCATGCACTTCAAAAATGAAACCAGAAATG TGCTTCTTCCCGGAGAACATGCAACAAGAAATCAAGACACCACTTTACATTGCAATGTCGCCATTTGATAAATTCCAG ATAAACACTACTATATACAATGGGATAAATACATGCATTGAAGGCGGAAATTGCACTGCAACTGAAAACAAACTTTTCAGAG ACTTTAGGTTGGAATTCTTAAATGCTTTGCCCAAAGGAAATAATCCTAAATTAAGAGGAGCTTTCATTGACGCACGCAATCATCATACCCAAGTCCAAGGATGGTGGTCCCCTAAAAATGTCACCACAGTTAAAAATTTG AATCTAATGAAGGCATTTGGTGATTGGTACTATGATCGGAACTACACCTATGTGATAGATGAGCGTGACTTGCCAATCTCAGCTATGAATGATGTTAAACCTTGCGACTCCAAGAAGTGA
- the LOC138899190 gene encoding uncharacterized protein produces MDKQFWRFMDVLKQVHVNLPFIEVLSQMSAYAKFMKEVLTKKRKIEETSVLADQMTLIPEEIVEDVLVRVDKFIFPVNFIVVNMEENKEVPLILGRPFLEKGRAILDINESKLMLRMGEDTVMFDMNVDKGTQKEKPAASVK; encoded by the exons ATGGACAAGCAGTTTTGGAGATTTATGGATGTGCTAAAACAAGtccatgtaaacttaccatttatagaagtgctctcacaaatgtctGCTTATGCCAAATTTATGAAGGAGgtcctgacaaagaagaggaaaatagaggagacctcagtg CTGGCAGACCAAATGACCTTAATACCCGAggagatagtggaagatgtgttagttcgggtggataagttcatATTTCCTGTaaattttatagtggtgaatatggaggagaacaaggaggtccctctcatcctaggaagaccattcttagagAAGGGTAGAGCTATACTAGATATAAACGAGAGTAAACTTATGCTTAGAATGGGTGAAGATACGGTGATGTTTGATATGAATGTAGACAAGGGAACACAAAAAGAAAAACCAGCTGCGAGTGTTAAGTGa
- the LOC138899191 gene encoding uncharacterized protein, translating to MKVILGSHDVWEIVDRGYAKPNNEKALPQNEKDVLAKTKKKDQQALMLIHQCLDNVMFEKVADATTSKEAWEILQNSLEVVDKVRKVKLQTLRADFEVLKMKESECISDYCSKVKAVVNQLRRYGEDIKDVRMVEKILRTLTPKFDFVVCAIEESKDLDSMMVSFKDYGGEKSYRGNGRGRGRGGHGRGRSNDNNFNNKVKIHQTFKGHGRRHRGGRDRGYYQENNGQRCDKSKIECYNCHKFGHYSWQCRSNVEENANLVDDKKEEVESTLLMALKEEDKDDCSSWSPTKNVRHQTPQEAWCGRKSSVKHLRIFGSIAYAHVPHQERVKIDDRSVKHVFVGYDTSSKGYKLYNPSSGKMVEAQEENSYDFLPYFGDEKEPETVELVQDTTPPLSPTNVASPSSQESSNEQPQRTRSIQELYEDTKEVTSFDFLYCLFVDSEPMNFDEVVEDKRWRQTMQEEIKSIEKNNTWELTTLPKGHRAIRVKWVYKAKKNADGDVERYKAQLVAKGYKKRQGIDYEKVYVPVARMEMIRLLISLATQMKWKILN from the exons atgaaagtcattcttggctcTCACGATGTGTGGGAAATCGTAGATAGAGGGTATGCAAAACCCAATAATGAGAAAGCTCTGCCTCAAAATGAGAAAGATGTCTTGGCAAAGACAAagaagaaggatcaacaagccctcATGCTCATTCATCAATGTCTGGATAATGTCATGTTTGAGAAGGTGGCAGATGCTACTacctcaaaggaagcttgggagattttacaaaattctcttgaagtagttgacaaggtgaggaaggtaaaacttcaaactctaagggctgattttgaagttttaaaaatgaaagaatctgAATGCATTtcagattattgttcaaaagtgaaggctgTTGTCAATCAATTAAGAAGATATGGAGAGGACATAAAAGATGTCCGTATGGTAGAAAAGATCcttcgcactttaacacctaaatttgattttgtggtgtgtgctattgaggagtccaaagatttagactctatgatg gtatcctttaaggattatggaggtgaaaagagTTATCGAGGAAACGGGCGAGGCCGAGGACGTGGtggtcatggaagaggaagaagtaacGATAACAACTTCAACAATAAAGTTAAAATCCACCAAACATTCAAAGGTCATGGTCGTAGACATAGAGGAGGAAGAGATCgtggctactaccaagaaaataacGGACAAAGGTGTGACAAATCcaaaattgagtgttataattgtcataaatttggccattactcttggCAATGTCGTAGCAATGTTGAAGAAAACGCTAACCTTGTTGATgacaagaaagaagaagttgagtcaacgctgttgatggcactcaaggaagaagacaaggatgattgcagctcgtg gtCTCCAACAAAGAATGTTAGACatcaaacccctcaagaagcatgGTGTGGAAGAAAGTcaagtgtcaagcacttgagaatctttgggagcatagcctatgctcatgtgccacatcAAGAGAGAGTGAAGATTGacgatcgaagtgtcaagcatgtgtttgttggctatgatacgagttcaaaaggctacaagctATACAACCCAAGTAGCGGCAAGATGGTG GAAGCTCAGGAAGAAAattcatatgattttcttccatactttggtgaTGAAAAAGAACCAGAGACCGTGGAGCTTGTGCAGGATACAACTCCACCTCTTTCTCCAACAAATGTTGCATCTCCCTCTTCTCAAGAAAGTTCAAATGAACAACCGCAAAGGACAAGGAgtattcaagagctctatgaggACACAAAAGAAGTTACtagttttgattttttatattgtctctttgttgatagtgaaccaatgaactttgatgaagtTGTTGAAGACAAAAGGTGGAGACAAACCATGCAGGAGGAGATCaagtcaatagagaagaacaacacttgggagttaacaacACTTCCCAAGGGTCATCGAGCAATTAGAGTTAAATGGGTATACAAGGCAAAGAAGAATGCTGATGGAGATGTAGAGAGATACAAGGCACAacttgtggctaaaggctacaagaaaaggcaaggcattgactatgaaaAAGTCTATGTACCTGTTGCCCGCATGGAGATGATTCGTTTGCTTATCTCTTTGGCGACGCAAATGAAGTGGAAGATTCTCAACTAG